A DNA window from Pararge aegeria unplaced genomic scaffold, ilParAegt1.1, whole genome shotgun sequence contains the following coding sequences:
- the LOC120636910 gene encoding uncharacterized protein LOC120636910 has product MDVESLIRVCVSGFTAEDIKKAKRLLFEAVPAKKRNISRRRDGKMQREVEDIICLFQNTDPEKLPIFVARDLQKLPPLTFDHVDVTRLLKDLLILKADVKNIKETYVMKEDFMKSVRGEHSKIDLRDCSPRGDYVNTKRGACLSESCYVDSGPIGLPPIVLKSSVNESAGEQAMTVGDFLNVSNSTSAISVSPLKVTKEKQVASIEFAPNNNNQLTAGSMNGECIANTQGQDQQSIPLQHSANTAMHPYCTPRACNLRPTAVSNKPVGLDNNRVQSVTQAHQDVPLIHRMHSDSSDLVLDRHVERPTAVSTVTFADILKSSEKPKEEEWIKVTYKSKIKNKFKGNKGKGSSVSNGSFKAAEVKIPFYIYNVDKGASISDIKRHIYEKTNVSVELTKIKMKQDKQYEAYKFDIPHHKLSVFMDENMWPEGIAFRRYIYFKGRRADSAQANGTEAKETSNNG; this is encoded by the coding sequence ATGGATGTGGAAAGCCTTATACGTGTTTGCGTCTCTGGTTTCACTGCTGAGGACATCAAGAAAGCAAAGAGATTGCTATTCGAGGCAGTGCCAGCAAAGAAACGGAATATATCCAGAAGGAGAGATGGTAAAATGCAACGGGAAGTAGAGGACATCATCTGCCTTTTCCAGAATACAGACCCAGAAAAACTTCCAATCTTTGTGGCGCGGGATCTACAGAAACTGCCCCCGCTAACGTTTGATCACGTAGATGTAACTAGACTGTTAAAAGATCTATTAATCTTAAAGGCTGATGTGAAAAATATTAAGGAAACATATGTAATGAAGGAAGATTTCATGAAGTCGGTGAGAGGTGAACATTCGAAAATAGACCTTAGAGACTGCAGTCCTAGAGGCGATTATGTAAATACTAAGAGAGGTGCATGTCTATCAGAAAGTTGCTATGTCGATAGCGGGCCGATCGGCTTACCGCCAATTGTTTTAAAATCGTCTGTTAATGAGTCAGCCGGCGAGCAAGCAATGACCGTTGGCGATTTCTTAAACGTAAGCAACAGTACTAGTGCTATCTCTGTCTCACCACTGAAAGTTACAAAGGAGAAACAAGTCGCGAGCATCGAGTTTGCTCCGAACAATAATAATCAGCTGACAGCGGGGTCAATGAACGGAGAGTGCATAGCAAATACGCAAGGCCAAGATCAGCAATCTATTCCGCTCCAACATAGTGCGAACACGGCTATGCATCCTTATTGCACGCCGCGCGCGTGTAACCTGCGGCCTACCGCGGTTTCGAACAAACCGGTCGGGCTAGATAACAATAGAGTGCAGTCAGTAACGCAAGCGCATCAAGATGTCCCGCTCATACACAGGATGCACTCCGATAGCAGCGATCTTGTTTTAGATAGACACGTGGAGAGGCCCACTGCGGTTTCGACCGTAACATTTGCCGATATCTTAAAGTCGAGCGAAAAACCTAAAGAAGAGGAATGGATTaaggtaacttataaaagtaaaattaaaaacaagtttAAAGGAAATAAGGGTAAGGGTTCTTCCGTGTCAAATGGGAGTTTTAAGGCTGCGGAAGTCAAAATACCTTTTTACATATATAACGTTGACAAGGGCGCTTCAATAAGTGATATTAAAAGGCATATTTATGAAAAGACGAATGTCTCAGTAGAACTcaccaaaataaaaatgaaacaggATAAACAGTATGAAGCCTACAAATTTGATATTCCTCACCACAAGCTATCGGTATTTATGGATGAAAACATGTGGCCAGAGGGTATAGCATTTAGGCGGTACATATATTTCAAAGGTAGGAGGGCAGACTCAGCTCAGGCAAATGGAACAGAGGCCAAAGAAACTTCTAATaatggataa